TTTACCTGTCGTCACGATGAACTCAGAGTTACAAGTGACAACAGGATCTTATTTTGCTAAACGGGGATTTATTACGGAAGCTGAAGGCGATCAACCAGGTTGTTTAGCAGCTCTGCATGAAAATGCGCTCTCAATGGGTTTTAAGCCGCTAGTTTACGGAAATATTAAAGGCTTTATGAATTTAAACCCAAGTCTTGAAGATATGACATATTGGTCTAAGGCAAAGGGAATTAGCTTGCCAATGGTCACATCATTTACTGATGGAACTAAAGTGCAAATTGAACAAGCTTTAGTGGCAAATGGCTTGCATGCAGGCATTTTAGCTGATGGCCTGACAGGAGAGACGGTAGAAAATATAGAGATAGGCGGGCAATCGCTCGCTGAAAAAACAGAACATAACGGGAAACCAATTAGCGATTTTGTTGTATGTAGACAAGGGCCACCAGGGGTTTTCATTACAGCTCGACACGATGGTAATCAAAAAGAAGCATTATCTTACTTAAAGTTAGGTGAAGGTCCTTATTATACGCTGTCAACTTCTTTTCATTTATGTCATCTAGAAATCATTAAAACGATTAGACGTGTTGTGGACGGTAAAGGCATTCTATTAAACAATACAGCTCATCCAAGTGTAAGTGTGAAAGCTGTCGCTAAACGAGATTTGACTGCTGGAGAAACGATTTCGCAAGGTATTGGAAGTTTTGTTGTTAGAGGAGAAGCTTGTAGCATAGAAGACAACCCTGATCACTTACCGATCGGTTTGCTTTCTCAAGCGGTTATTGAAAAACCAGTCAAAGCTGGCGAGACACTTACTTTTTCAAATGTTTCTATTCCAGGGAGTTTTGCATTAAATGCTTGGAATGACATCATAAAGGACACGCGTCCGGTGTTTTCTTAAACGGGGGTTAATGTGAAGAAGAAAATTTTGCATGTTACCGGTCAAATGAATCGAGCAGGTACAGAAACGATGTTAATGAACCTTTACCGGCAAGTTCATCACGAGATGCAGTTCGATTTTATCTCTTATAGCCAGGACGATGGTCATTACGATGAAGAGATTCGTCATTTAGGTGGAAACGTCATTAAATTAACACGTCCTTCCTCTATTTCTGAGCTTTCTAAGGCGATTAAAAAACATGGGCCATATGCTGCTGTGCATGCTCACACGTTGTTCCACTGCGGGATTGTGAATACAGCAGCCGCATTAGCACGTGTGCCAGTAAGAGTCGCTCATGCC
The DNA window shown above is from Salipaludibacillus agaradhaerens and carries:
- a CDS encoding NAD(P)-dependent oxidoreductase yields the protein MTDSVKIGVSGTGFIAKGLISLLASTDDMKVVSILTRRPIETVEGIQGRQALTNDIDTFLKNVDLIVECSGDVIHGSEVIDQAFKMNLPVVTMNSELQVTTGSYFAKRGFITEAEGDQPGCLAALHENALSMGFKPLVYGNIKGFMNLNPSLEDMTYWSKAKGISLPMVTSFTDGTKVQIEQALVANGLHAGILADGLTGETVENIEIGGQSLAEKTEHNGKPISDFVVCRQGPPGVFITARHDGNQKEALSYLKLGEGPYYTLSTSFHLCHLEIIKTIRRVVDGKGILLNNTAHPSVSVKAVAKRDLTAGETISQGIGSFVVRGEACSIEDNPDHLPIGLLSQAVIEKPVKAGETLTFSNVSIPGSFALNAWNDIIKDTRPVFS